Proteins co-encoded in one Rudaeicoccus suwonensis genomic window:
- a CDS encoding FMN reductase, with product MNRSLVVITAGLSQPSTTRLLADRISGAVAAELTARGEAIDIQVIELRELAVDLATMMATAGMPTARLDRARELVSDAAGLIVVTPVFAASYSGVFKMFFDALDPDALNGMPVIIAATAGTARHSMVLDHALRPLLTHLRAVVMSTGIFAATDDFGSGEQGHHLTERIGRAANELAGQLAHVAGQGLDNTDALATPERPERTSGVTIDAKVTPFARLLQGHTGS from the coding sequence ATGAACCGCTCCCTGGTGGTCATCACCGCAGGGCTGAGCCAGCCGTCGACGACGCGGCTGCTCGCCGACCGGATCTCCGGTGCTGTCGCGGCCGAACTCACCGCTCGCGGCGAGGCGATCGACATACAGGTCATCGAATTGCGTGAACTGGCAGTCGATCTCGCGACCATGATGGCAACGGCAGGTATGCCGACCGCTCGCCTCGATCGCGCCCGCGAGCTGGTGAGCGACGCGGCAGGTCTGATCGTCGTGACGCCGGTGTTCGCCGCGAGCTACAGCGGTGTCTTCAAGATGTTCTTCGACGCACTCGACCCCGACGCGCTCAACGGCATGCCGGTGATCATCGCCGCGACGGCCGGCACCGCGCGGCACTCGATGGTGCTCGACCACGCGCTGCGGCCGTTGCTGACCCACTTGCGCGCGGTCGTGATGAGCACCGGGATCTTCGCCGCGACCGACGACTTCGGCAGCGGCGAGCAGGGTCACCACCTGACCGAGCGCATCGGCCGGGCGGCGAACGAACTCGCCGGCCAGCTGGCGCACGTCGCCGGCCAGGGTCTCGACAACACCGACGCACTGGCCACGCCGGAACGCCCGGAGCGCACCTCCGGCGTCACGATCGACGCGAAGGTGACCCCGTTCGCGCGATTGCTGCAGGGTCACACCGGCAGCTGA
- a CDS encoding LLM class flavin-dependent oxidoreductase — protein sequence MQFGIFSVGDVTADPTTGRTPTEAERIQAMVAIAKKADEVGLDVFATGEHHNPPFVPSSPTTMLGYIAAQTDSLLLSTATTLITTSDPVKIAEDFAMLQHLSGGRVDLMMGRGNTGPVYPWFGKDIRKGVPLAIENYHLLRRLWREKVVDWEGEFRTPLHGYTSTPAPLDGVPPFVWHGSIRSTEIAEQAAFYGDGFFHNHIFWNKEHTAQMVQLYRQRFEHYGHGSADQAIVGLGGQAFMAGTEAEAKRIFRPYFDNAPVYGHGPSLEEFTRQTPLTVGTPEMVIERTLASADYAGDYQRQLFLMDHAGLPLPMVLEQLEILGREVVPVLRREFEARRPAHVPSDPPTHTSLLAEGPQSRHLQVINADLPTDATATDTDSTTHGQEARA from the coding sequence ATGCAGTTCGGCATCTTCAGCGTCGGCGACGTGACCGCCGACCCGACGACCGGTCGTACGCCCACCGAGGCGGAGCGCATCCAGGCGATGGTCGCGATCGCGAAGAAGGCCGACGAGGTCGGTCTCGACGTCTTCGCGACGGGGGAGCACCACAACCCGCCCTTCGTGCCCTCGTCGCCCACGACCATGCTGGGATACATTGCGGCGCAGACGGATTCGCTGCTGCTGTCGACGGCGACCACGCTGATCACCACGAGCGACCCGGTCAAGATCGCGGAGGACTTCGCGATGCTGCAGCACCTGTCCGGAGGTCGCGTCGACCTGATGATGGGGCGTGGCAACACCGGTCCGGTCTACCCCTGGTTCGGCAAGGACATCCGCAAGGGCGTGCCGCTCGCCATCGAGAACTACCACCTGCTGCGTCGTCTGTGGCGCGAGAAGGTCGTCGACTGGGAGGGCGAGTTCCGCACCCCGCTGCACGGCTACACCTCGACCCCGGCGCCGCTCGACGGTGTGCCGCCGTTCGTGTGGCACGGCTCGATCCGCAGTACCGAGATCGCCGAGCAGGCCGCGTTCTACGGTGATGGCTTCTTCCACAATCACATCTTCTGGAACAAGGAACACACCGCGCAGATGGTGCAGTTGTACCGCCAGCGCTTCGAACACTACGGGCACGGATCGGCCGACCAGGCGATCGTCGGGCTCGGCGGTCAGGCCTTCATGGCCGGCACCGAGGCCGAGGCGAAGCGCATCTTCCGGCCCTACTTCGACAACGCCCCCGTCTACGGACACGGCCCCTCGCTGGAGGAGTTCACCCGGCAGACGCCGCTGACCGTCGGCACGCCCGAGATGGTCATCGAACGCACCCTCGCGTCGGCCGACTACGCCGGCGACTATCAGCGGCAGTTGTTCCTCATGGACCACGCCGGCCTCCCGCTGCCGATGGTGCTGGAGCAACTGGAGATCCTCGGCCGCGAGGTGGTGCCGGTGCTGCGGCGCGAGTTCGAGGCCCGTCGGCCCGCGCACGTCCCGAGCGACCCGCCCACCCACACATCACTGCTCGCCGAAGGCCCGCAGTCGCGTCACCTGCAGGTCATCAACGCCGACCTGCCGACCGACGCCACCGCGACCGACACCGACTCCACAACCCATGGACAGGAGGCACGCGCATGA
- the smc gene encoding chromosome segregation protein SMC has product MYVKSLTLKGFKSFASATSMKLEPGITCIVGPNGSGKSNVVDALAWVMGEQGAKSLRGGKMEDVIFAGTPGRPPLGRAEVTLTIDNSDGALPIDYTEVTISRTMFRNGGSDYAINGTNCRLLDVQELLSDSGIGREMHVIVGQGQLDAVLRATPEERRGFIEEAAGVLKHRKRKERALRKLDAMEGNLNRVTDLTTEIRRQLGPLGRQAETARKAATIQADVRDARLRLLADDLAQLTSTLEQEVADESALLERQKSVEQQLAAAKQRLDSLEAESAHAAPRLTKAQEQWFTLSSLGERVEATASLAAERVRLLNEDDSAEQSGAGRSPEQLQEQAGRVRDEHDALQAEVASAKVALEQATTRRADLEQAHQAEQQRLTTLARAAADRREGLAKLEGQVAARRSRIEAGESELDRLTTSLTEIAERSARAEREFAALEATIADDEAGEEDLDAAYEAAEAKLASAKEAFERARDAERSAERERTGYQAKLEALSMSLRRKDGAAHLLATQDAGLAGSVSQLLTVQAGHEAAIAAALGWAADAVVADSLDAAADALQVLRRDDAGRAGVLFGMPQGGPATESADLPGGAVWARSVVTVPDQLRAVVDRLLDHVALVDSADEAKTLVHQHDSITAVTAEGDVFAGGFVRGGSSAAPSLLEIQSAYDETQEHLQRVAAEREKSQFAAEQARASMTALAADVDAALEKLTESDAHMSAVAEQLSQLGQVLRGAKGESERIERSREAAVEKLTATRDELAELEQRLTAAREQPGDEEPTTDERDRLAAEAAAARTAETEVRLTLRTREERTKSLADRANSLEAAARSEIQARERARARRERRARDARVAEAVRQGARHTSSVVAELLAFAGEQRAEAERVKAEVDRLLKEERARVTAVSDELRELTDTVHRDEVARAQQRLRIETLQTKAVEEHGIDPEVLVEEFGPHQLIPHVPGPDDDPDDLPEPAPFVREAQEKRLRSAERKLSQLGRVNPLALEEFAALEERHKFLTEQLEDLRKSREDLLAIVAEVDQRVEQAFTDAFNDTAREFEGVFSRLFPGGEGRITLTEPGNMLTTGIEVEARPPGKKIKRLSLLSGGERSLVAVALLVAIFKARPSPFYIMDEVEAALDDANLGRLITLFEELRGSSQLIVITHQKRTMEVADALYGVSMRGDGVTTVVSQRIKDLGPDAEPRVEDLASATDDDGSLAALSSMS; this is encoded by the coding sequence GTGTACGTCAAGAGCCTGACCCTCAAGGGCTTCAAGTCCTTTGCCTCCGCGACCTCGATGAAGCTCGAGCCGGGCATCACCTGCATCGTGGGCCCCAACGGGTCCGGCAAATCCAATGTCGTCGACGCGCTCGCGTGGGTGATGGGCGAACAGGGCGCCAAGAGCCTGCGCGGCGGCAAGATGGAAGACGTCATCTTCGCCGGCACCCCGGGGCGTCCGCCGCTGGGCCGCGCCGAGGTCACACTGACGATCGACAACTCCGACGGTGCACTGCCGATCGACTACACCGAGGTCACGATCAGCCGGACGATGTTCCGCAACGGCGGATCGGACTACGCGATCAACGGCACCAACTGCCGACTGCTGGACGTGCAGGAGCTGCTGAGCGACTCCGGCATCGGCCGCGAGATGCACGTCATCGTCGGTCAGGGCCAACTCGACGCGGTGCTGCGAGCCACGCCGGAGGAGCGGCGCGGGTTCATCGAAGAAGCCGCCGGCGTCCTCAAGCACCGCAAGCGCAAGGAGCGAGCGCTGCGCAAGCTCGATGCGATGGAGGGCAACCTCAACCGCGTCACCGACCTGACGACCGAGATCCGTCGCCAGCTGGGCCCGCTGGGCCGACAGGCCGAGACGGCCCGCAAGGCCGCGACCATCCAGGCCGATGTGCGCGACGCGCGACTGCGCCTGCTCGCAGACGACCTGGCGCAGCTGACCAGCACCCTTGAGCAAGAGGTCGCCGACGAATCCGCGCTGCTGGAGCGGCAGAAGTCGGTCGAACAGCAACTGGCCGCAGCCAAGCAGCGACTCGACTCACTCGAGGCCGAATCCGCTCATGCGGCGCCACGGCTGACCAAGGCGCAGGAGCAGTGGTTCACGCTCAGTTCGTTGGGCGAGCGCGTCGAGGCCACGGCGAGCCTGGCGGCCGAGCGGGTGCGACTGCTGAACGAGGATGACTCGGCCGAGCAGTCCGGCGCCGGCCGCAGCCCTGAACAGCTGCAGGAGCAGGCCGGGCGGGTGCGCGACGAGCACGACGCGCTGCAGGCCGAGGTCGCCTCCGCCAAGGTCGCCCTCGAGCAGGCGACGACCCGTCGTGCCGATCTCGAACAGGCGCATCAAGCCGAGCAGCAGCGGCTCACCACGCTGGCTCGCGCCGCCGCCGACCGCCGCGAAGGCCTCGCCAAACTCGAAGGCCAGGTCGCTGCCCGCCGCAGCCGCATCGAGGCCGGCGAGTCCGAATTGGACCGGCTGACAACGAGTCTCACCGAAATCGCCGAACGCTCCGCGCGGGCCGAGCGTGAGTTCGCAGCGCTCGAAGCCACCATCGCCGACGACGAAGCCGGCGAAGAAGATCTCGACGCCGCATACGAGGCGGCCGAGGCCAAGCTCGCCTCCGCCAAGGAGGCCTTCGAGCGGGCCCGCGACGCCGAGCGCAGCGCCGAGCGCGAACGCACCGGCTATCAGGCGAAACTCGAGGCGCTGTCGATGAGCCTGCGCCGCAAGGACGGCGCCGCGCACCTGTTGGCAACGCAGGACGCCGGGCTCGCTGGGTCGGTGTCCCAGTTGCTCACCGTGCAGGCCGGTCACGAGGCTGCCATCGCCGCAGCGCTCGGCTGGGCCGCCGACGCCGTCGTCGCCGATTCGCTCGACGCCGCAGCCGACGCGCTGCAGGTGCTGCGACGCGACGACGCCGGGCGTGCAGGTGTGTTGTTCGGTATGCCGCAGGGTGGCCCCGCGACCGAGTCTGCCGACCTGCCCGGCGGAGCCGTCTGGGCGCGCAGCGTCGTGACCGTGCCCGATCAGCTGCGGGCGGTTGTCGACCGGCTGCTGGATCACGTCGCGCTGGTCGACTCGGCAGATGAGGCGAAAACGCTTGTCCATCAACACGATTCGATCACTGCAGTCACCGCCGAGGGTGACGTCTTCGCAGGCGGCTTCGTCCGCGGCGGTTCCTCGGCGGCGCCGAGTCTGCTGGAGATCCAGTCCGCATATGACGAAACCCAGGAGCACCTGCAGCGAGTGGCCGCCGAGCGCGAGAAGTCGCAGTTTGCGGCCGAGCAGGCGCGGGCGTCGATGACCGCGCTCGCGGCCGACGTCGACGCGGCGCTGGAGAAGCTGACCGAGTCCGACGCGCACATGTCCGCGGTCGCCGAGCAGCTGAGCCAGCTGGGCCAAGTGTTGCGCGGCGCCAAGGGCGAGAGCGAGCGCATCGAGCGATCCCGCGAGGCGGCGGTGGAGAAACTGACCGCGACGCGTGATGAGCTGGCCGAACTCGAACAGCGGTTGACCGCCGCGCGCGAGCAGCCCGGTGACGAAGAGCCCACCACCGACGAGCGCGACCGGCTCGCCGCCGAAGCAGCCGCCGCGCGCACCGCCGAGACGGAGGTGCGTCTCACCCTGCGCACTCGTGAGGAGCGCACCAAGTCGTTGGCCGATCGCGCGAATTCGCTTGAAGCTGCAGCACGTTCGGAGATCCAGGCCCGCGAGCGGGCGCGGGCACGTCGAGAGAGACGGGCGCGTGACGCTCGCGTGGCCGAGGCGGTGCGACAGGGTGCGCGTCATACGTCATCGGTCGTCGCCGAGCTGCTGGCCTTCGCCGGCGAGCAACGCGCCGAGGCCGAGAGGGTCAAGGCCGAGGTCGACCGGCTGCTCAAGGAAGAACGCGCCCGCGTCACCGCGGTGTCCGACGAACTGCGCGAGCTGACCGACACGGTCCATCGCGATGAGGTCGCCCGCGCCCAGCAGCGGCTGCGGATCGAGACCCTGCAGACCAAGGCCGTCGAAGAACACGGCATCGACCCCGAGGTGCTGGTCGAGGAGTTCGGCCCGCACCAGTTGATCCCGCATGTTCCGGGGCCCGACGACGACCCCGACGATCTGCCCGAGCCGGCGCCCTTCGTGCGCGAGGCGCAGGAGAAGCGGCTGCGCTCCGCCGAGCGCAAACTCAGCCAACTGGGCCGGGTGAATCCCCTTGCGCTCGAAGAGTTTGCGGCACTGGAGGAGCGGCACAAGTTCCTCACCGAGCAGCTGGAGGATCTGCGCAAGTCCAGGGAGGATCTGCTCGCGATCGTCGCCGAGGTCGACCAGCGGGTCGAGCAGGCGTTCACCGACGCGTTCAACGACACCGCGCGCGAGTTCGAGGGCGTCTTCAGCCGGTTGTTCCCCGGTGGCGAGGGTCGTATCACGCTCACCGAACCGGGCAACATGCTCACCACCGGCATCGAGGTCGAGGCCCGCCCGCCCGGCAAGAAGATCAAGCGCCTGTCGTTGCTGTCCGGCGGCGAGCGTTCGCTGGTCGCCGTGGCGCTCCTGGTGGCGATCTTCAAGGCACGCCCCAGCCCGTTCTACATCATGGACGAGGTCGAGGCGGCGCTCGACGACGCCAACCTCGGCCGCCTCATCACGTTGTTCGAAGAACTGCGCGGATCGAGCCAGCTCATCGTCATCACCCACCAGAAGCGCACCATGGAGGTCGCCGACGCGCTGTATGGCGTGAGCATGCGTGGCGACGGTGTCACGACAGTGGTGTCGCAGCGGATCAAGGACCTGGGTCCCGACGCCGAGCCGCGGGTCGAAGACCTCGCCAGTGCCACCGACGACGACGGCAGCCTCGCCGCGTTGTCATCGATGAGCTGA
- a CDS encoding GNAT family N-acetyltransferase, producing MTHAGLHSSLVDVPGLRVERATREQLPQIVALLTDDPLGRDREVTALGAYAEAFAAIDADPAHLLAVLLDESDAVVGTMQLSFIPGLSRGGALRAQIESVRVSSALRGSGVGRAFFGWALDEARLRGAALVQLTSDLQRGDAIRFYESLGFVHSHAGMKLIL from the coding sequence ATGACGCACGCCGGTCTGCACAGCAGCCTCGTCGATGTGCCCGGCCTTCGCGTCGAGCGCGCGACGAGGGAGCAGTTGCCGCAGATCGTCGCACTCCTCACCGACGATCCGTTGGGTCGCGATCGTGAAGTGACGGCCTTGGGCGCGTATGCCGAAGCCTTCGCGGCGATCGACGCAGATCCGGCGCACCTGCTGGCGGTGCTGCTGGACGAGTCGGATGCCGTTGTCGGCACCATGCAGCTCAGCTTCATCCCGGGACTGTCCCGTGGCGGGGCGTTGCGGGCGCAGATCGAGTCTGTCCGGGTGAGTTCGGCGCTTCGAGGGTCCGGAGTGGGTCGCGCGTTCTTCGGTTGGGCGCTGGACGAGGCTCGTCTTCGCGGAGCCGCTCTGGTGCAGCTGACCAGCGACCTCCAGCGAGGTGACGCCATCCGGTTCTATGAGTCGCTGGGTTTCGTGCACAGCCACGCGGGAATGAAGCTGATTCTCTGA
- the map gene encoding type I methionyl aminopeptidase, which produces MIELKTPAEIEAMRPAGRLVASVLTALRDAADVGVNLLDLDALAHKMIREAGAESCYIDYHPSFGASPFGKVLCTSVNDAVLHGLPHNYKLRNGDLLSVDFAASLNGWVSDSALSVVVGDAREEDLRLIRTTEEALAAAIELAVADNKLGDISAAIAQISHDAGYSVNTQFGGHGVGRTMHGDPHVPNDGRAGRGLKLRPGLVIAIEPWLLETTDEIYTDKDGWTLRSADGSRGAHSEHTIAITDGAPIVLTDRANV; this is translated from the coding sequence GTGATCGAACTCAAGACTCCCGCCGAAATCGAGGCGATGCGTCCTGCCGGCCGGTTGGTGGCCTCCGTGCTCACCGCGTTGCGCGACGCCGCCGACGTCGGCGTCAACCTGCTCGACCTGGATGCGTTGGCGCACAAGATGATTCGCGAGGCGGGCGCCGAGTCGTGCTACATCGACTACCACCCCAGTTTCGGGGCGAGCCCGTTCGGCAAGGTGCTGTGCACCAGCGTGAATGACGCGGTGCTGCACGGGCTTCCGCACAACTACAAGCTGCGCAACGGTGATCTGCTGTCGGTGGATTTCGCGGCGAGTCTGAACGGCTGGGTGTCGGATTCGGCGCTGTCGGTCGTCGTGGGCGATGCCCGCGAAGAGGATCTGCGGCTCATCCGCACCACCGAGGAAGCGCTCGCGGCCGCCATCGAATTGGCCGTGGCCGACAACAAGCTCGGCGACATCTCCGCCGCGATCGCGCAGATCTCGCACGACGCGGGCTATTCGGTGAACACGCAGTTCGGTGGCCACGGCGTCGGCCGGACCATGCACGGTGATCCGCACGTGCCCAACGACGGGCGCGCCGGCCGCGGGCTCAAGCTGCGGCCGGGCCTAGTCATCGCCATCGAGCCGTGGCTGCTGGAGACCACCGACGAGATCTACACCGACAAGGACGGCTGGACGCTCCGCTCCGCCGACGGCTCACGCGGCGCTCACTCCGAACACACCATCGCCATCACCGACGGCGCGCCGATCGTGCTGACCGACCGCGCGAACGTATGA